Proteins from a single region of Mycoplasmopsis edwardii:
- the glpO gene encoding type 2 glycerol-3-phosphate oxidase, translated as MKNKYDVVIVGGGIIGGVIAYELSQYKLKTLLLEKNPVFADETSKGNSGAIHGGFDPEPHKIEAKLNVLGNELWRTKIFKDLDFPHVQVDSLILAFNEEEMKHVHMLYDRGLKNKVPAEFLKVISKEEVLKREPNVNPKVVGALLCTSSWAIDPVRATYAFMGASEQNGTELRRSAEVTDIKFKNDEFDITLANGDVVTSKVVINAAGHYADVLAEKAGYGDFKQTTRRGEYRILARTEAGIVNSICFKVPTIHGKGVIVAPMLDGRVLVGPTAEEGVPKEETRLVTKEKFDYIGQIGKEIIPSIRLEKTEMTLAGSRPIDIETNDFVIRPAKDNARFINAAGMQSPAIASAPAIAIEIAKLVEAAGLKLEKNPNYNPKFKVQF; from the coding sequence ATGAAAAATAAATACGATGTAGTAATAGTAGGGGGTGGTATTATCGGTGGTGTAATTGCCTATGAATTATCACAATATAAATTAAAAACCTTATTATTAGAAAAAAACCCAGTTTTCGCTGATGAAACATCTAAAGGTAACTCGGGTGCTATTCATGGTGGATTTGACCCAGAACCACACAAAATTGAGGCTAAATTAAACGTTCTTGGTAACGAATTATGAAGAACAAAAATCTTCAAAGACCTTGATTTTCCACATGTTCAAGTTGATTCATTAATTCTTGCTTTTAATGAAGAGGAAATGAAACATGTTCACATGTTATACGACCGTGGACTTAAAAACAAAGTGCCAGCAGAATTTTTAAAAGTTATTAGTAAAGAAGAAGTTCTAAAAAGAGAACCTAATGTAAATCCTAAAGTTGTAGGAGCCTTGTTATGTACAAGTTCATGAGCTATTGACCCAGTTAGAGCAACATATGCATTTATGGGTGCAAGTGAACAAAATGGTACAGAATTAAGAAGAAGTGCTGAAGTAACAGATATTAAATTTAAAAATGATGAATTTGATATTACTTTAGCAAATGGTGATGTAGTAACATCTAAAGTTGTTATTAATGCCGCAGGTCACTATGCAGACGTTTTAGCTGAAAAAGCAGGATATGGTGACTTCAAACAAACAACACGTAGAGGTGAATATAGAATTTTAGCTAGAACAGAAGCAGGAATTGTTAACTCAATTTGCTTCAAAGTTCCAACAATTCACGGTAAAGGTGTTATTGTTGCCCCAATGTTAGATGGACGTGTTTTAGTAGGACCAACTGCAGAAGAAGGCGTACCAAAAGAAGAAACAAGATTAGTAACAAAAGAAAAATTTGATTACATTGGCCAAATTGGAAAAGAAATTATTCCATCAATCAGACTTGAAAAAACAGAAATGACTTTAGCAGGTTCAAGACCAATTGATATTGAAACAAATGACTTTGTTATTAGACCAGCAAAAGACAATGCTAGATTTATTAACGCTGCAGGTATGCAATCTCCAGCTATTGCTTCAGCACCAGCTATCGCAATCGAAATTGCTAAATTAGTTGAAGCTGCAGGACTTAAACTAGAGAAAAACCCTAATTACAATCCTAAATTCAAAGTACAATTCTAA
- the glpK gene encoding glycerol kinase GlpK: MKDKYVITLDSGTTSCRTLVVNHAGEIVASSQTEFTQHFPKSGWVEHDPLEIWNVQLSTMQSAKHKAKIKSHDIVALGITNQRETVVLWDKETGLPVYNAIVWQDRRTSDYCDGLVAEGWSEKITEKTGLIINPYFSATKIRWILKNVPEAQQKLKEGKLLAGTIDTWLMWKLTDGKVHATDVSNASRTMIFNIHTLDWDQEILDLLEIPRWILPEVKSSSEHYGYVKPQHLSNKAVGQVPITGIAGDQQSALFGQMCTEVGMVKNTYGTGCFTLVNTGTTAVKSKNKLLTTIAWKLGKEKTVYALEGSVFIAGAAIKWLRDSIRIIYDWAESDFFASLVDDDQRVYVVPSFTGLGAPYWDSNSRGAIFGLERGTKREHIVKATLDSIAYQSNDLIKAMQKDLGKPIILLKVDGGASKSNYLMQFQASIADIKVERPSNIETTGLGASYLAGLAVGFWKDIEELKELNKPEKVFEPKFEKHEIEKLLKGWDLAVNKTLNWTKDIE; encoded by the coding sequence ATGAAAGATAAATATGTAATTACACTTGACTCAGGTACAACATCTTGTCGTACATTAGTTGTTAACCATGCAGGTGAAATTGTTGCAAGTAGTCAAACAGAGTTTACTCAACACTTTCCAAAATCAGGTTGAGTAGAACATGACCCACTTGAAATTTGAAACGTTCAATTATCTACAATGCAATCTGCAAAACATAAAGCAAAAATTAAATCACACGATATTGTTGCTTTGGGTATCACAAACCAACGTGAAACAGTTGTTCTTTGAGATAAAGAAACAGGATTACCTGTATACAATGCAATTGTTTGACAAGATCGTAGAACATCAGATTACTGTGATGGTCTTGTAGCGGAAGGGTGATCAGAAAAAATTACTGAAAAAACAGGATTAATTATTAATCCATACTTCAGTGCAACAAAAATTCGTTGAATCCTTAAAAATGTTCCTGAAGCGCAACAAAAACTTAAAGAAGGTAAGTTATTAGCAGGAACAATTGATACATGATTAATGTGAAAATTAACAGATGGTAAAGTACACGCAACTGACGTATCAAATGCATCAAGAACAATGATCTTTAACATCCATACATTAGACTGAGATCAAGAAATCTTAGACTTATTAGAAATTCCTAGATGAATTTTACCTGAAGTTAAATCATCTTCAGAACACTATGGATATGTAAAACCACAACACTTATCAAATAAAGCCGTTGGACAAGTTCCAATTACAGGTATCGCAGGAGACCAACAATCAGCATTATTCGGACAAATGTGTACAGAAGTTGGTATGGTTAAAAATACATATGGAACAGGATGTTTCACATTAGTTAACACAGGGACAACCGCTGTAAAAAGTAAAAACAAACTTTTAACAACAATTGCATGAAAACTCGGAAAAGAAAAAACAGTTTATGCATTAGAAGGATCAGTTTTCATTGCTGGTGCTGCTATTAAATGATTAAGAGATTCAATCAGGATTATTTACGATTGAGCTGAATCAGACTTCTTTGCATCATTAGTAGATGATGATCAAAGAGTTTATGTAGTTCCATCATTCACAGGTTTAGGGGCACCATACTGAGATTCAAATTCACGTGGAGCAATATTCGGACTTGAAAGAGGAACAAAAAGAGAACACATAGTTAAAGCTACATTAGACTCAATTGCTTACCAATCAAACGACTTAATTAAAGCTATGCAAAAAGATTTAGGTAAACCTATTATCTTATTAAAAGTTGACGGTGGAGCATCAAAATCAAACTACTTAATGCAATTCCAAGCATCCATTGCTGACATTAAAGTAGAAAGACCATCAAACATTGAAACTACAGGATTAGGAGCATCATACTTAGCTGGTTTAGCAGTAGGGTTCTGAAAAGATATTGAAGAACTTAAAGAATTAAACAAACCAGAAAAAGTATTCGAACCTAAATTCGAAAAACATGAAATTGAAAAATTATTAAAAGGTTGAGATTTAGCTGTTAATAAAACTCTAAACTGAACAAAAGATATTGAATAA
- a CDS encoding MIP/aquaporin family protein, which produces MLYLSEFLGTLLLVLLGNGVVYSVSAKRMFANQPGKWVVIALAWGLAVFVGVVVASSLGGPAHLNPAVTVFSLISGKFANPSELAYIPLQILGAMTAQIILNFINWKHIGETDLASVRGAHATGPAFSNKKEKATIFNFSYELVGTLVLVGVIFAFGKGGNKEALSHLGPLPVTLLVMSIGMSLGSSTGYAINPARDLGPRIVYFAMEKLLLTARKEEHVGGNFEYGWVPAVAPLLGGAIIGALALI; this is translated from the coding sequence ATGTTATACTTATCAGAATTTTTAGGTACATTACTTCTTGTTTTACTTGGTAACGGTGTTGTATACAGCGTTTCAGCAAAACGTATGTTCGCAAACCAACCAGGTAAATGAGTTGTAATTGCTTTAGCATGAGGACTTGCTGTTTTCGTAGGTGTTGTTGTAGCAAGTTCATTAGGTGGACCAGCACACTTAAACCCTGCAGTTACTGTCTTTTCATTAATTAGTGGAAAATTCGCAAACCCAAGCGAACTTGCATATATTCCATTACAAATCTTAGGAGCAATGACTGCTCAAATTATCTTAAACTTTATTAATTGAAAACACATTGGAGAAACAGATTTAGCTTCAGTTCGTGGTGCACACGCAACAGGACCTGCATTCTCAAATAAAAAAGAAAAAGCAACAATTTTCAACTTCTCATATGAATTAGTTGGAACATTAGTATTAGTTGGAGTAATCTTTGCGTTTGGTAAAGGTGGTAATAAAGAAGCATTAAGTCATTTAGGACCATTACCAGTTACATTATTAGTTATGTCAATCGGTATGTCACTTGGTTCATCAACAGGATACGCAATTAACCCTGCTCGTGATTTAGGACCAAGAATTGTTTACTTCGCAATGGAAAAATTATTATTAACAGCTAGAAAAGAAGAACATGTTGGAGGAAACTTTGAATATGGATGAGTACCAGCTGTAGCACCATTATTAGGTGGAGCAATTATTGGAGCATTAGCTTTAATTTAA
- the dhaK gene encoding dihydroxyacetone kinase subunit DhaK, whose translation MKKFINKKENIVEEMINGILKTNPNVERVEGFNVIVNKHFDKNKVALISGGGSGHEPAHMGFVGDGMLSGAVAGEVFTSPTPDQVEAAINALDSKAGTLLIIKNYTGDKLNFEIAQQLAQASGKDVETVLVNDDVAVENSTWTIGRREIAGTVYVHKIAGALAQRGGSLAEVKAVAQKVIDNVRTFGISLNSIYIPTTGKKSFELNETEIEFGLGIHGEPGIKRESIKSSKEIVEEMIDLILKDYDYKGSEVALMINGLGGTPEMELFIVANDAHNYLAQKGIKVYTSNVGNFMTSLEMQGVSISLLKLDSQLKELLMDKNEVKSWK comes from the coding sequence ATGAAAAAATTCATTAATAAAAAAGAAAATATCGTTGAAGAAATGATTAACGGGATTTTAAAAACAAACCCAAATGTAGAAAGAGTTGAAGGATTTAATGTTATTGTTAACAAACACTTCGATAAAAATAAAGTTGCCTTAATTTCAGGTGGTGGATCAGGACATGAACCAGCACACATGGGATTTGTTGGTGACGGAATGCTTTCAGGAGCAGTTGCTGGTGAAGTTTTCACATCACCAACACCAGATCAAGTTGAAGCAGCTATTAATGCACTTGACTCAAAAGCTGGTACATTATTAATTATCAAAAACTATACAGGTGATAAATTAAACTTCGAAATCGCACAACAATTAGCACAAGCAAGCGGTAAAGATGTTGAAACAGTTTTAGTAAACGATGATGTTGCTGTTGAAAACTCAACATGAACAATTGGACGTAGAGAAATCGCAGGAACAGTATATGTTCATAAAATTGCTGGAGCATTAGCTCAAAGAGGTGGATCATTAGCAGAAGTTAAAGCGGTTGCTCAAAAAGTTATTGACAACGTTAGAACATTTGGTATCTCACTTAACTCAATTTACATTCCTACAACAGGTAAAAAATCATTTGAATTAAATGAAACAGAAATTGAATTTGGATTAGGAATTCACGGTGAACCTGGAATTAAAAGAGAATCAATTAAGAGTTCAAAAGAAATCGTTGAAGAAATGATTGATTTAATCTTAAAAGATTATGATTACAAAGGTTCAGAAGTTGCTTTAATGATTAACGGACTTGGTGGAACACCAGAAATGGAGTTATTCATTGTCGCAAATGACGCACACAACTATTTAGCGCAAAAAGGAATTAAAGTATACACATCAAATGTTGGTAACTTTATGACATCATTAGAAATGCAAGGTGTTTCAATTTCATTATTAAAATTAGACTCACAATTAAAAGAATTATTAATGGATAAAAACGAGGTAAAATCTTGAAAATAG
- the dhaL gene encoding dihydroxyacetone kinase subunit DhaL — MKIDVNKFNSIVNNIYSELKANEDFISGLDQSIGDGDHGYNIVRGFNAVLELNHTSMNLETYFMQIGRTLMAKVGGASGPLYGMSFMKGASAFKGLDEITFDSFKVFVNNFAASLELLGKVQLNEKTMYDIWKPLAIKLETVSEINESTKEEITKYLDELLANTANMVATKGRASYLKDRSKGTMDPGSFTSTIILKNILKGF; from the coding sequence TTGAAAATAGATGTAAATAAATTTAACAGTATTGTTAATAATATTTATTCTGAATTAAAAGCAAACGAAGACTTTATTTCAGGGTTAGATCAATCAATTGGTGACGGAGATCACGGATACAATATTGTAAGAGGATTTAATGCAGTTTTAGAATTAAATCACACTTCAATGAATCTTGAAACATACTTCATGCAAATTGGTAGAACATTAATGGCTAAAGTCGGTGGTGCTTCAGGACCATTATACGGTATGAGTTTCATGAAAGGTGCTTCAGCATTTAAAGGACTTGATGAAATTACATTTGATTCATTTAAAGTATTTGTTAATAACTTTGCTGCAAGCTTAGAATTATTAGGTAAAGTACAATTAAATGAAAAAACAATGTACGACATTTGAAAACCATTAGCTATTAAATTAGAAACAGTATCAGAAATTAACGAATCTACTAAAGAAGAAATTACAAAATATTTAGATGAACTTTTAGCAAATACAGCAAACATGGTGGCTACAAAAGGTAGAGCATCATATTTAAAAGATAGGTCAAAAGGAACAATGGATCCTGGATCATTCACATCTACAATTATTCTTAAAAACATTTTAAAAGGATTTTAA
- a CDS encoding PTS-dependent dihydroxyacetone kinase phosphotransferase subunit DhaM: MNKKLFILISHYNDLARVIKEYVSKMLPINNENIEIVALGGINNGTEIGTEPMQILETIEARPEINEIFIFSDLGSATLAAESIATMVMDKKVHVSKGSFVENTFSAYVLANVGASFEEVQVAAEEKVVK; encoded by the coding sequence ATGAATAAAAAATTATTTATATTAATTAGTCACTACAATGACTTAGCAAGAGTTATAAAAGAATACGTTTCAAAAATGCTCCCAATTAACAACGAAAATATTGAAATAGTTGCTTTAGGGGGAATTAATAACGGAACAGAAATTGGTACAGAGCCAATGCAAATTTTAGAAACTATTGAAGCACGTCCAGAAATTAATGAAATCTTTATCTTTTCAGACCTTGGGTCAGCAACATTAGCAGCTGAATCAATCGCAACAATGGTAATGGACAAAAAAGTACATGTTTCAAAAGGTTCTTTTGTTGAAAACACATTCTCAGCATATGTTTTAGCAAATGTTGGAGCTTCATTTGAAGAAGTTCAAGTCGCTGCTGAAGAAAAAGTTGTTAAATAA